A window of Mangifera indica cultivar Alphonso chromosome 11, CATAS_Mindica_2.1, whole genome shotgun sequence contains these coding sequences:
- the LOC123229834 gene encoding protein LAZ1 homolog 1-like has translation MGWRSILYSLFFLLTVAESSNRSWKMWLSTVDPEPDSVVAIRWPIFSASIFVVIALVLSIYLIFEHLAAYNQPEEQKFLIGLILMVPVYALESFLSLLDSNAAFNYEVIRDCYEAFALYCFERYLIACLGGEESTIEFMESKTIITSSTPLLEDAYAYGVVEHPFPLNYFLKDWSLGREFYYAVKIGIVQYMILKMICAVLAMILQAFGVYGEGKFEWRYGYPYLAVVLNFSQTWALYCLIQFYSVTKDALEPIKPLAKFLTVKSIVFLTWWQGVAIAFLFSIGAFKGSLAQELKTRIQDYIICIEMGIAAVVHLYVFPVVPYKRGERCVRNVAVMSDYASLGTPPDPEEVRDCERSTRMRIARHDEKENRLNFTQSVRDVVLGSGEIIVDDMKYTVSHVVEPVERGMAKINKTFHQISENVKRHEERMRSAKDDSYLIPLNSWTREVSEGHDKALEGSVSDSGMSREKRPRYQSKASRSKKVSDI, from the exons ATGGGATGGAGAAGTATAttgtattctttattttttcttctaaccGTGGCCGAGTCATCAAATAGATCATGGAAAATGTGGTTGTCAACTGTGGATCCCGAGCCAGATTCAGTTGTAGCCATCAGATGGCCAATTTTCAGTGCAAGCATATTTGTTGTTATTGCTCTCGTCCTCTCCATATATCTTATCTTCGAACATTTAGCTGCTTACAATCAGCCTGAG GAGCAGAAGTTCTTGATTGGACTCATACTGATGGTTCCTGTGTACGCTCTTGAATCG TTTCTGTCGCTATTGGATTCAAATGCTGCATTCAACTATGAAGTGATTCGAGATTGTTATGAAGCATTTGCATTGTACTGTTTTGAGAGATACTTGATTGCCTGCTTAG GTGGGGAGGAGAGTACAATTGAGTTCATGGAAAGTAAGACTATAATCACTTCCAGCACACCTCTTTTGGAAGATGCATATGCCTATGGAGTTGTAGAACATCCTTTCCCATTGAATTACTTTCTAAAGGACTGGTCTCTTGGTCGTGAGTTCTATTATGCTGTAAAAATTGGCATTGTTCAATAT ATGATACTGAAGATGATCTGTGCAGTGTTAGCCATGATTCTTCAAGCTTTTGGGGTTTACGGAGAAGGGAAATTTGAGTGGAGATACGG CTATCCATACTTGGCGGTTGTTCTTAATTTCAGTCAGACTTGGGCCTTGTATTGTCTTATACAATTCTATTCTGTTACTAAAGATGCATTGGAACCAATTAAACCATTGGCCAAGTTTCTCACAGTCAAATCTATTGTATTCCTGACTTGGTGGCAAGGTGTTGCTATTGCGTTTCTTTTCTCAATAGGAGCTTTTAAAGGGTCTTTGGCTCAAGAATTGAAAACACGAATACAAGACTATATCATTTGCATTGAG ATGGGTATTGCAGCTGTAGTGCATCTTTATGTCTTTCCAGTTGTACCTTACAAGCGTGGAGAAAGATGTGTCCGAAATGTAGCTGTTATGTCTGACTATGCATCTTTAGGAACACCTCCAGATCCAGAGGAAGTTCGAGACTGTGAAAGATCTACAAGAATGCGCATTGCCCGACATGATGAGAAAGAAAATCGCTTGAATTTTACGCAGAGTGTTCGTGATGTGGTCCTTGGTAGCGGTGAAATT ATTGTTGATGACATGAAGTACACTGTGTCACATGTTGTTGAACCGGTTGAAAGGGGAATggcaaaaatcaataaaacctTCCATCAGATATCTGAAAATGTGAAACGTCATGAAGAACGAATGAGAAGCGCCAAGGATGACAGTTATCTTATCCCTTTAAATTCATGGACGAGAGAAGTTTCTGAAGGTCATGATAAAGCACTTGAAGGGAGTGTCAGTGACAGTGGTATGTCCAGGGAAAAGAGACCGCGTTACCAATCGAAAGCATCAAGAAGTAAAAAGGTTTCTGatatataa
- the LOC123230047 gene encoding pathogen-related protein-like, giving the protein MASSSVEGGDKYRSHLYGEAEKNTKWRFGAPPNYDVVNKLFEQGRTKIWPPGSLEEKVQNIVKTWEMEMFHKSNFEDYKTVNPKNYTFSLNGRKPITLEEKRKLGGGYNSFMQTSLPEEFRCYNPAEETADSSHVAFTTAFPRGFALEILQVYSGPPQIVYKFRHWGYKEGPFKGHAPTGELVELFGIAIFQMDEEMKIVKVEFFLDRGELLGGLMKGGRLESGNEEVAFGCPFLKNTG; this is encoded by the exons ATGGCATCTTCAAGTGTGGAGGGAGGAGACAAGTATCGCTCTCACTTGTATGGAGAAGCTGAGAAAAATACCAAATGGAGATTTGGTGCTCCTCCTAACTATGATGTTGTCAACAAGCTCTTTGAACAAGGCAGAACCAAG ATATGGCCTCCTGGGTCACTAGAGGAGAAGGTTCAAAACATTGTGAAGACATGGGAAATGGAGATGTTCCATAAGTCAAATTTTGAAGACTATAAAACAGTGAATCCAAAGAACTACACTTTTAGCCTCAATG GAAGGAAACCTATAACATTGGAAGAAAAAAGGAAGCTTGGAGGAGGGTACAATTCCTTTATGCAGACCTCCTTACCAGAGGAGTTCAGGTGCTACAACCCAGCTGAGGAAACTGCAGATTCATCTCATGTGGCCTTCACAACAGCATTTCCAAGAGGGTTTGCTCTAGAGATTCTCCAGGTTTATTCAGGGCCACCACAGATTGTATACAAGTTCAGGCACTGGGGTTACAAGGAGGGTCCTTTCAAAGGCCATGCCCCCACTGGAGAATTAGTAGAACTCTTTGGAATTGCCATCTTCCAG ATGgatgaagaaatgaaaattgtGAAGGTTGAGTTCTTTTTAGACCGCGGAGAATTGCTCGGAGGTCTTATGAAAGGTGGTCGATTGGAGAGTGGCAATGAGGAAGTGGCTTTTGGCTGCCCTTTCCTGAAGAACACTGGCTGA
- the LOC123229234 gene encoding pathogen-related protein-like, whose translation MASSGVKGDKYRSFLNDEDEKNTTWKFGTPPTYEVVNKLFEEGRTKIWPAGSLEEKVQNLVKAWETEIMHKTDPKDFKTMDIEKYTFSLNGRKAMNLQEIGKVGGGYNPHFQTSLPKELRVYDPEEETSVSSHAALTTTFPRGFALEVLQVYSGPPVIAFKFRHWGYMEGPFKGHAATGELIEFYGICIFEVNEEMKVVKVEFFYDRGELLGALIKGAKIDASVEEATSRCPVLRSTG comes from the exons ATGGCGTCTTCAGGTGTAAAGGGAGACAAGTATCGTTCCTTCTTGAACGATGAAGATGAGAAGAATACCACCTGGAAATTCGGCACTCCTCCTACTTATGAAGTTGTCAACAAGCTCTTTGAAGAAGGCAGAACCAAG ATTTGGCCTGCTGGGTCACTCGAAGAAAAAGTTCAGAATCTTGTCAAGGCATGGGAAACCGAAATCATGCACAAGACGGACCCCAAAGATTTTAAGACAATGGATATAGAGAAATATACCTTCAGCCTGAATG GAAGGAAGGCTATGAATCTGCAGGAAATTGGAAAGGTTGGTGGAGGATACAATCCGCATTTTCAGACTTCATTGCCAAAGGAGCTGAGAGTGTATGATCCTGAAGAAGAAACATCAGTTTCATCTCACGCAGCTTTGACCACAACTTTTCCAAGAGGGTTTGCTCTGGAGGTTCTCCAGGTTTACAGTGGGCCTCCAGTTATCGCTTTCAAGTTCAGGCACTGGGGTTACATGGAAGGTCCATTCAAGGGCCATGCTGCCACTGGAGAATTGATTGAATTCTATGGCATTTGCATCTTTGAG GTGAATGAAGAGATGAAAGTGGTGAAGGTGGAGTTCTTTTATGATCGTGGAGAATTGCTTGGAGCTCTTATTAAGGGTGCTAAAATTGATGCCTCTGTTGAAGAAGCAACTTCAAGGTGCCCTGTCCTCAGGAGCACTGGCTAG
- the LOC123228534 gene encoding pathogen-related protein-like — protein sequence MEEILKLNGGYGLNWQTSLPKELRGYNPIDDETAVSYMKTFSTTFPRGFALEVLQVYSGPPVIAYKFRHWGYMEGPFRGHAATGEMIELLGMALFEVNEEMKIVKVEFFYDCGELLAGLLKGAKIDGLAKEATATLSCPVLSHIG from the exons ATGGAAGAAATACTTAAGCTTAATGGAGGGTATGGCCTAAACTGGCAAACTTCGTtgccaaaggagttaaggggtTACAACCCAATTGATGATGAAACAGCAGTTTCATATATGAAGACGTTCTCAACAACATTCCCAAGAGGTTTTGCTTTAGAGGTTCTCCAAGTTTATAGTGGGCCTCCAGTGATTGCTTACAAGTTCAGACACTGGGGTTACATGGAGGGCCCTTTTAGAGGACATGCTGCAACTGGAGAGATGATAGAGCTCCTCGGCATGGCCCTTTTTGAg GTGAATGAGGAGATGAAAATTGTGAAAGTGGAATTCTTTTACGACTGTGGGGAATTGCTTGCTGGTCTTCTCAAGGGTGCCAAAATAGATGGGTTAGCTAAAGAAGCAACAGCAACTTTAAGCTGCCCTGTGCTCAGCCACATTGGCTGA
- the LOC123230198 gene encoding uncharacterized protein C57A10.07 has product MSRFSFGSNSNSPKSFNAYPRGDFDLELGTLKRTRKPKMIKSFFNRLQYFKKLHPLVVLCISLSIAVTVLIILTVYESHFRMMSTYRKFDVGVDKYPFPTLKNLVMVAGHSVYTSSSCGKVDKEDSWFLEPYQKHPGQAASFVTHIEEGVKLVAQDQDAILLFSGGETRKDAGPRSEAQSYWTVAESKGWFDKEESVKWRAMTEEHARDSFENLLFSVCRFRELTGTYPHNITVVSYDFKEGRFSHLHRTAIGFPESRFFYIGTPASAASTTSREAALKGEALVRSQFEVDPYGCSGSLRRKKLGRDPFHRAIPYPRGCPEIEGLFRYCGPAPYTGFLPWAQLN; this is encoded by the exons ATGAGCAGATTTTCATTTGGGTCAAATTCAAATAGTCCTAAGTCCTTCAATGCGTACCCTAGAGGTGATTTTGACTTAGAATTAGGGACTCTCAAAAGAACCCGGAAACCAAAAATgatcaaatctttttttaatcGCCTTCAATACTTCAAGAAGTTGCATCCACTCGTTGTACTATGTATTTCGTTGTCAATTGCTGTTACTGTATTGATAATTTTGACTGTGTATGAGAGCCATTTTCGGATGATGAGCACCTACCGAAAATTTGATGTTGGGGTTGATAAGTATCCGTTTCCAACCCTAAAGAATCTTGTAATGGTTGCTGGACATTCAGTTTATACAAGTAGTAGTTGTGGGAAGGTTGATAAGGAGGATTCTTGGTTTTTGGAGCCTTATCAGAAGCATCCTGGTCAGGCTGCTAGTTTTGTAACACATATTGAGGAGGGGGTCAAATTAGTGGCCCAAGATCAGGATGCTATACTTTTGTTTAGTGGTGGAGAGACTAGGAAAGATGCTGGTCCTCGCAGTGAGGCACAGAGTTACTGGACTGTTGCTGAATCAAAAGGATGGTTCG ACAAAGAAGAAAGTGTGAAATGGAGAGCAATGACCGAAGAGCATGCGAGAGATAGTTTTGAGAATCTATTATTTAGCGTTTGTCGGTTTCGAGAACTTACAGGCACATATCCTCATAACATAACT GTTGTAAGTTATGATTTCAAAGAGGGCAGATTTTCGCATTTGCATCGCACAGCCATTGGCTTTCCAGAGTCGAGATTCTTTTACATTGGCACTCCAGCTTCAGCAGCTTCAACAACTTCAAGAGAGGCAGCCTTGAAAGGTGAGGCATTGGTAAGGTCTCAATTTGAAGTTGATCCATATGGGTGTTCAGGTTCACTAAGACGAAAAAAATTAGGCCGTGATCCCTTTCATCGGGCAATACCTTACCCCAGAGGATGTCCTGAAATTGAAGGTTTGTTCAGATACTGTGGGCCAGCTCCTTATACAGGGTTTCTCCCTTGGGCTCAATTAAATTAA
- the LOC123230172 gene encoding endoglucanase 25-like yields the protein MPYSLGSSTQTSASHAEMQPVRFVHSVSAAGRLLPSASRWNSIEIEFNLAPKSSTGYDSLPSRYSKSFDYDLVITDRKYFKRFLVISASVLLLIPLLVLPLHFLPRKHHLHEPSKNLTLALSQALTFFDAQKSGNYPSNSLVNFRGNSGLKDGSESNIDLVGGFYDSGNNIKFSFPTAYTVTLLSWTVIEYHEKYADIGELDHVKDIIKWGSDYLLKVTNSSSNKTVLYSQVGAGNGTGVSNDLNCWQRPEDMSYKRPISKCNSTASDLAGEIIAALSAASMVFREELDYSGQLIKAAEKLYGVATIEEDTSHKQGTYTSVEACGGEAREFYNSTGYKDELVWGGTWLSFATGNISYLEYATRKFKEAADEEKISEKGIFYWNNKLIANQVLLARVQFFRDLGYPYEDALGSSSKRTEELMCSYLSNQIFHKTKGGLILLKPNFGQPLQFAATASFLSKLYSDYLELLQRSGGVCSSDGFSLKDLRSFSMSQVNYILGDNPMKMSYMVGFGDNYPTQVHHRSASIPWDGQYYSCEEGDKWLNSKEPNPNVLLGAMVAGPDEFDNFTDDRGKPLFSEPSIASNAGLVAALIALHDPPHKSSNLNVLNLGIDQLGIFDKIRQVS from the exons ATGCCATACTCCCTAGGTTCTTCAACGCAAACCTCTGCATCTCATGCAGAAATGCAGCCTGTTAGGTTTGTGCATTCAGTTTCCGCGGCTGGTCGGCTTCTCCCTTCAGCCAGCAGATGGAACTCTATAGAAATTGAATTCAACCTGGCCCCTAAATCTTCTACTGGATATGATTCACTCCCTTCAAGATACTCGAAATCATTCGATTATGATCTTGTTATCACTGATAGAAAGTACTTCAAACGTTTTCTTGTCATATCTGCCTCGGTGCTCCTTTTAATACCTTTACTTGTTCTCCCTCTGCATTTCTTGCCTCGCAAGCATCACCTACATGAACCTTCCAAGAATCTCACACTTGCATTGAGCCAAGCTCTAACATTTTTTGATGCTCAGAAGT CTGGGAATTATCCATCTAACAGTCTGGTAAATTTTCGAGGAAATTCAGGATTGAAAGATGGCAGCGAGAGTAACATTGACCTTGTGGGTGGATTTTATGATTCTGGAAACAATATCAAGTTCAGTTTTCCCACAGCTTATACTGTTACACTCCTGAGTTGGACTGTGATTGAATACCATGAAAAATATGCTGACATAGGTGAGCTTGACCATGTCAAGGATATTATCAAATGGGGTAGTGATTATTTGCTCAAGGTCACAAATTCCTCTTCCAATAAAACAGTACTTTATTCTCAG GTTGGTGCTGGCAATGGCACTGGGGTTAGCAATGACTTAAATTGCTGGCAAAGGCCTGAAGACATGAGCTATAAGAGACCTATTTCTAAATGTAATAGCACAGCCTCTGATCTAGCTGGGGAAATTATCGCAGCACTATCAGCAGCATCAATGGTCTTCAGAGAAGAGTTGGACTACAGTGGACAGTTAATCAAAGCAGCAGAGAAGTTATACGGTGTGGCTACTATCGAAGAAGACACCAGTCATAAGCAAGGAACTTACACTTCAGTTGAAGCATGTGGAGGAGAAGCAAGGGAGTTTTACAACTCAACTGGCTACAAAGATGAATTAGTTTGGGGAGGAACTTGGTTGTCCTTTGCTACTGGGAACATTTCTTACCTTGAATATGCCACCAGGAAGTTTAAAGAAGCTGCAGACGAAGAAAAAATATCGGAGAAAGGGATATTCTATTGGAACAACAAGCTCATTGCTAACCAg GTTTTATTAGCTAGAGTTCAGTTCTTTCGTGACCTTGGCTACCCTTATGAAGATGCCTTGGGATCTTCATCAAAAAGGACTGAGGAGTTAATGTGTTCTTATCTATCTAATCAGATATTCCATAAGACCAAAG GTGGATTGATCCTCTTAAAGCCTAATTTTGGTCAACCACTTCAGTTTGCTGCCACAGCATCTTTCCTCAGTAAGTTATACAGTGATTACCTTGAGCTCCTGCAGCGATCGGGTGGTGTTTGCAGCAGTGATGGATTCTCCCTTAAAGATTTAAGGAGCTTCTCAATGTCTCAG GTCAATTACATATTAGGAGATAATCCTATGAAAATGAGCTACATGGTTGGCTTTGGAGACAACTATCCAACACAAGTTCACCATAGGAGTGCATCAATTCCTTGGGATGGTCAATATTACTCTTGTGAAGAGGGAGATAAATGGCTAAACTCAAAAGAACCAAATCCTAATGTTCTTTTGGGGGCCATGGTAGCAGGCCCAGATGAATTTGACAATTTTACTGATGACAGGGGCAAGCCATTGTTCAGTGAACCAAGCATAGCAAGCAATGCAGGCTTAGTTGCAGCCCTCATTGCTCTTCATGACCCCCCTCACAAGTCCTCAAATCTAAACGTCCTCAATTTAGGCATTGACCAGTTGGGCATCTTTGACAAAATTCGCCAGGTTTCTTAG